A portion of the Sulfurospirillum diekertiae genome contains these proteins:
- a CDS encoding double-cubane-cluster-containing anaerobic reductase has translation MGVELHKDLLSSIGVDVERHAKMMGMGLAGYQAGFMSQPNRPKAMAYFDWFMSEIQAERIAEINALKAQKKPAVGTFCIFVPEEIVVGAGGACFGLCGGANPPIADAETELPRNICPLIKSAYGFKLQHTCAYTQSADFIYGETTCEAKKKTWELLGKHHPVHVMNIPHMKREKDLKMWQEEIKEFKEHIEEVTEKKLSLQEMLNGVKLINAKRDAMKRLDTLRGMHPDIMPISGKDALFISQMSFLDDPKRFTQKVNELCDELDERIKEKVSVFPENTPRIMVLGTPIAPPNWKLHTAVEGSGACIINEEGCIGHRYFKDNVDIEGVQSEDELYARLMQRYSKIDCACFTPNTGRTDKIVQMYKDRKADGVIYYTLSFCHTYNVESHLVTEALAKEGIPCLVIESDYSPEDAGQIKTRVEAFLESITFKQKAEAFANK, from the coding sequence ATGGGTGTTGAACTCCACAAAGATTTATTAAGCAGTATTGGTGTTGACGTTGAGCGTCATGCAAAGATGATGGGTATGGGACTTGCAGGCTATCAAGCGGGTTTCATGAGCCAACCCAATCGCCCCAAAGCGATGGCCTATTTTGACTGGTTTATGAGCGAAATCCAAGCAGAACGCATTGCTGAGATTAATGCGCTCAAAGCGCAAAAAAAACCTGCGGTGGGAACGTTTTGTATCTTCGTTCCTGAAGAGATTGTTGTAGGTGCTGGCGGAGCGTGTTTTGGGCTGTGTGGCGGAGCCAATCCTCCCATCGCTGATGCCGAAACCGAACTGCCTCGTAACATCTGCCCTCTCATCAAATCAGCCTACGGCTTTAAACTCCAACACACCTGTGCGTATACCCAATCAGCCGATTTTATCTACGGTGAAACCACCTGTGAAGCGAAGAAAAAGACATGGGAACTTTTGGGAAAACATCACCCTGTGCATGTCATGAACATTCCACACATGAAACGCGAGAAAGATCTTAAAATGTGGCAAGAAGAGATCAAAGAGTTTAAAGAGCACATCGAAGAGGTGACGGAGAAAAAACTTAGCCTTCAAGAGATGTTAAACGGTGTCAAACTTATCAACGCAAAACGTGACGCGATGAAACGCCTTGACACGCTTCGCGGTATGCATCCAGACATCATGCCTATCAGCGGTAAAGACGCACTTTTCATCAGCCAAATGAGCTTCTTAGATGACCCGAAACGCTTTACACAGAAAGTGAATGAACTCTGTGATGAACTTGATGAGCGCATCAAAGAAAAAGTGAGCGTTTTCCCTGAAAACACCCCTCGCATCATGGTTTTGGGTACGCCTATCGCGCCACCAAACTGGAAACTTCACACGGCGGTTGAAGGCTCAGGTGCATGCATCATCAATGAAGAAGGCTGCATCGGTCATCGTTACTTTAAAGACAATGTGGACATTGAAGGAGTACAAAGCGAAGACGAACTCTATGCCCGTTTGATGCAACGCTATTCTAAAATCGACTGTGCGTGTTTCACTCCAAACACAGGCAGAACCGATAAAATCGTTCAAATGTACAAAGACCGCAAAGCCGATGGTGTCATCTACTACACCCTCTCATTTTGCCATACGTACAATGTTGAGTCCCACCTTGTGACTGAAGCACTCGCCAAAGAAGGTATCCCGTGCCTCGTCATCGAGTCTGATTATTCACCTGAAGATGCAGGGCAGATCAAAACCCGCGTTGAAGCCTTTTTGGAGAGCATCACGTTTAAACAAAAAGCCGAAGCGTTCGCAAACAAATAA
- a CDS encoding acyl-CoA dehydratase activase codes for MFWGVDIGSTYTKIIGIGREKEITHHVVIPTIFNQDVIVGEYLADKEVKMLVATGYGRHMLGDSHGAPVISEIKAHAKGAYFFHNEVKTVIDLGGQDSKVIKMGDNGGFTDFRMNDKCAAGTGKFLEIAANRLGLDMQTFANAGFEHDKELTISSMCAVFAESEVISLIAKKESLANICYGVHESIASRLASMAKKFVVKENDCIVFTGGGALNPFLHHMLELKLERKILVPEHPQLIGAVGAALSGFEVVN; via the coding sequence ATGTTTTGGGGCGTAGATATAGGCTCAACCTATACAAAAATTATCGGAATCGGAAGAGAGAAGGAGATCACCCATCATGTGGTGATCCCGACCATTTTTAACCAAGACGTCATCGTAGGTGAGTATTTGGCTGACAAAGAGGTCAAAATGCTCGTCGCCACGGGTTATGGGCGGCATATGCTAGGAGACTCACATGGCGCTCCCGTCATCTCCGAGATCAAAGCCCACGCCAAAGGGGCGTACTTCTTTCACAATGAAGTCAAGACCGTCATCGACCTTGGCGGACAAGACAGCAAAGTCATCAAAATGGGTGACAATGGTGGATTTACTGACTTTCGCATGAACGATAAGTGTGCGGCAGGTACAGGAAAATTTCTCGAAATTGCTGCGAATCGTTTAGGGCTTGATATGCAAACCTTCGCCAACGCAGGGTTTGAGCACGACAAAGAGCTGACTATATCAAGTATGTGCGCCGTTTTTGCCGAGTCGGAGGTCATCTCACTCATCGCTAAAAAAGAGAGTTTAGCCAACATCTGCTACGGCGTCCACGAATCCATCGCCTCACGTTTGGCTTCGATGGCTAAAAAATTTGTCGTCAAAGAAAATGACTGCATCGTCTTTACTGGTGGTGGAGCACTCAACCCTTTTTTACATCACATGTTAGAACTTAAACTTGAACGCAAAATTCTCGTGCCTGAACATCCGCAACTCATCGGTGCTGTGGGTGCGGCACTTTCGGGGTTTGAAGTGGTGAATTAG